Proteins encoded together in one Desulfuromonadales bacterium window:
- the modB gene encoding molybdate ABC transporter permease subunit translates to ALTATLVSLPFGFAVAYLMVFTRMPGKAVFDGIVNLPLVMPPVVVGYLLLLLLGERGWLGALLKTWDIRIVFTWWAAVIASVVVGFPLLVRSVRLGMEAIDEKLIQASRTLGARWYDTLFTVIVPLSVRSLLAGATLMFARSLGEFGATIIVAGNIPGVTQTIPLAIYDYTSTPGGDRMALALCLVSIVLSFVVLMLNEALARRFRRRDGR, encoded by the coding sequence GGCCCTGACCGCCACCCTGGTCTCGCTCCCCTTCGGCTTCGCCGTCGCCTACCTGATGGTCTTCACCCGGATGCCCGGCAAGGCGGTCTTCGACGGCATCGTCAACCTGCCGCTGGTGATGCCGCCGGTGGTGGTCGGCTACCTGCTCCTGCTGCTGCTCGGCGAGCGGGGTTGGCTCGGTGCGCTGCTGAAGACCTGGGACATCCGCATCGTCTTCACCTGGTGGGCGGCCGTCATCGCCTCGGTGGTGGTCGGCTTTCCCCTGCTGGTGCGCTCGGTCCGCCTCGGCATGGAGGCGATCGACGAGAAGCTGATCCAGGCCTCCCGCACGCTCGGCGCCCGCTGGTACGACACCCTGTTCACCGTCATCGTCCCGCTCTCGGTCCGCTCGTTGCTGGCCGGCGCCACCCTGATGTTCGCCCGCAGCCTCGGCGAGTTCGGCGCCACCATCATCGTCGCCGGCAACATCCCCGGCGTCACCCAGACCATTCCGTTGGCGATCTACGACTACACCAGCACCCCCGGCGGCGACCGCATGGCCCTGGCGCTCTGCCTGGTCTCCATCGTCCTCTCCTTCGTCGTGCTGATGCTCAACGAGGCGCTCGCCCGGCGCTTTCGCCGGAGGGACGGGCGATGA